CGCCGACTTCCAAAAACCCGGCCGGCTTCATGTCGGAACGGTGGCCGGCTTCATGTCGGAACAGTGGCCGGCTTCAAATCGGAATACCCGGCCGGAATAAATCGGAATCCGCAGGTTATAACGTGGGCTACTCTCGATGCCGGCTATTGGATTGGATTGCTGCTAGCTGTGCCGGCTGCGGGCTTTCTCGTGCGTCTTTTCATGATCCAGCACGATTGCGGCCACGGATCGTTCTTCCGCCACCGCCTCGCGAATGATTGGGTTGGGCGCGTCATCGGCGTGCTGACACTGACGCCATACGGTTTCTGGCGGCGGGCTCACGCCCTCCACCATGCCAGCTCGGGTAATCTCGATCGGCGCGGAATCGGCGACATCGATACGCTGACTGTCCGTGAGTTCCTGGCGCTCTCCAAGGGGGGCCAGCTCTTATACCGCTTGTACCGGCATCCGATCGTGATGTTCGGAGTCGGCCCGGCATATCTGTTCATCTTTCGGCATCGGTTGCCGATGGGACTTACGCGCCGTGGCTGGCAACCTTGGCTAAGCGCGATGGCGACGAATGTTGCAATCGCAGTTCTTCTGGCGACCATGGTCTCGCTGTTTGGGCTTGGTCCATTCCTGCTTGTGCAGTTGCCTATCACGCTTCTTGCCACCTCGATCGGTGTCTGGCTGTTCTATGTCCAGCACCAGTTTGAGGATACATTCTGGGCCCGTGACGATGGCTGGAATCGTCACGAAGCCGCGCTGCAAGGCAGCTCGCACTATGACCTGCCCAACGTCCTGCGTTGGTTTACCGCCAATATCGGCGTGCGCCACGTCCATCATCTGTGCAGTCGGATTCCTTATTACCGGTTGCCACAGGTATTGAAGGATCACCCGCAGCTTTCCTCCATCGGACGGCTGACTCTGGTGCGCAGCAAAGCCTTCGCTGTGTACGCAAGGCCCTTTGGGATGAGGATCGGCATAGGCTTGTTTCGTTTCGCGAGATTGCGTCTGCACCGTAACGGTTTCGAGCTTCGAATTACCGTCTCAGCAAGTCCCGTTCCGCGCCGGCTCCGAAACGGCAATTCGGCCACAGCCCGCCGTTCCGACGAGTTTCTCGCGGACTTCACGTTCAGGCAAAAAGATGCGCGCGCCACCATTGCTGCAAACGCTGGTCAACGACTAATGGCACCGGGAAATCGTTCACCGGGCTTTGCCGCCTGTTGGTGCGACCCGCTTGGAGCGCTGCTGCGCCGGGCCGCGCGCATCGATCAGGTTGAAGGCCGTATCGATGAGCCCGATATGTGAGAAGCCCTGGGGAAAGTTGCCCACGAGCCGCCTTCGAATGGGATCGTATTCTTCCGCGAGCAGCCCGAGATCGTTGCGCACGGCCAGAAGGCTCTCGAAGAGTTTTGATGCATCATCGATCCGGCCGAGCATCACATAGGCGTCGGCCAGCCAGAAGCTGCAGGCGAGAAACGCGCCTTCTTCGCCGCCGATTCCATCATCGACCTGGTCCGGCGAATAACGCAGCACGAACCCATTGCAGACCAGTTCCTGCTCGATTGCCGTGATCGTGCCGACCACGCGCGGGTCGTCGGCAGGCAAGAATCCGACTTGCGGGATGAGGAGGAGGCTCGCATCCAGAGCCTCGCCGCCATAGTGCTGCGTGAAGCTATTGCGCTTGGGATCAAAGCCGCTTTCGCAAATATCAGCGTGGATCGTGTCGCGCAGTTCCCGCCAGCGATCAACCGGGCCATCCAGACCGAAATGCTCGGCGGACTTGATAGCCCGGTCGAAGGCGACCCAGCACATCAGCCGGGAATGGGTGAAGGCTCGGGGTTCTCCCCGCACTTCCCATATCCCATTGTCCGGCTTTTGCCAGACCGTCTCGAGATGATCGAGAAGGACGCTTTGCAAGCGCCAGGCTTCGGCCAGCGGCGCCAGTTCAGCTTCGCGCGCGGTATGCAATGTTTCGACTAGTTCGCCATAAACGTCGAGCTGCATCTGGCCGACTGCTTCATTACCAACCCTGACCGGGGAACTCTCCTCATAGCCCGGCAGCCAAGGAACTTCATTCTCCGGCAGCCAGCGTTCGCCAGCAATGCCATACATGATACGAAGCTGCTCGGGATGCCCGGCAGCAGCGCGCAACAACCATTGCCGCCAAGCCTCCGCCTCTTCGCGATAACCTGCGTTCAACAGCGCGTACAGAGTGAGCGCGGAGTCGCGCAGCCAGCAATAGCGATAATCCCAGTTGCGGCTGCCGCCGATCGCTTCCGGAAGCGACGTCGTCGGCGCCGCCACGATGCCCCCTGTCGGTCCGAACGTCAGCAATTTAAGCGTGATGAGAGAGCGGATGACCGCATCGCGCCATACGTTGTGCTTGATGTCAAAGCGGCATCGTTTCGACCATTCTTGCCACCACGAAATCGTGCGGTCCATAGTCTCCGAACGATCCGGCACGAAGTGCGGCATCTTGTGGGAGCGATGATAGGAGAGCGTGAAAGGCACCTCTTCGTTTTCCCGAGCAGTGAAGCGAGCCGTGCTCTTCATTTCTCGGCCCTCCAATGCGACGGCCGTGTGCAATTCGACCGCGTCGGGGCCTGCGACGGCGCTTAGGCCGTAATCGCGATGTCTCACCCAGGGAACGGCCTGCCCGTAGTTGAAACGGAGGATGAGCTCCATGCTCATCGACACCTCGCCCCATACGT
The Nitrobacter sp. NHB1 genome window above contains:
- a CDS encoding glycoside hydrolase family 15 protein, with protein sequence MSKPIEDYGIIGNMISAALVSRDGSIDWLCLPRFDSAACFAALLGGPKHGRWLLAPEDPACRISRRYVPGTAVLETRFETATGACTLTDFMPLTDDEEKVDVVRIVRDVWGEVSMSMELILRFNYGQAVPWVRHRDYGLSAVAGPDAVELHTAVALEGREMKSTARFTARENEEVPFTLSYHRSHKMPHFVPDRSETMDRTISWWQEWSKRCRFDIKHNVWRDAVIRSLITLKLLTFGPTGGIVAAPTTSLPEAIGGSRNWDYRYCWLRDSALTLYALLNAGYREEAEAWRQWLLRAAAGHPEQLRIMYGIAGERWLPENEVPWLPGYEESSPVRVGNEAVGQMQLDVYGELVETLHTAREAELAPLAEAWRLQSVLLDHLETVWQKPDNGIWEVRGEPRAFTHSRLMCWVAFDRAIKSAEHFGLDGPVDRWRELRDTIHADICESGFDPKRNSFTQHYGGEALDASLLLIPQVGFLPADDPRVVGTITAIEQELVCNGFVLRYSPDQVDDGIGGEEGAFLACSFWLADAYVMLGRIDDASKLFESLLAVRNDLGLLAEEYDPIRRRLVGNFPQGFSHIGLIDTAFNLIDARGPAQQRSKRVAPTGGKAR